The Erinaceus europaeus chromosome 13, mEriEur2.1, whole genome shotgun sequence genome segment AAGTACCTTGTTGGCAGGAATTATATTACTGATtggacctgagactttggagcctcaggtatgagagtctttgcatcgccactgtactatctcctccGCCCTTTTGTATTgctttaaactaaataaaaaggaCTGGTACCATATGCAGTGGAGATTTATGGGTGAAGGtggtctcccttcctttcttccttcctccctcccttccttccttctttacgtccttccttccttccttcctttcttctttccttccttctcaccagagcaccactcaggtcTGTTTTATGGTtttgtgggggaattgaacctgggactctggagcctcaggcatgagagtctctctgcataaccatgatgctatctccccagcacccagCTATACCTCTTCACAAAAGCATGTTGATTGGCTTGCATGCTCTCTTTGGATAGAATCAAGGAGCTTAATCTTCAGGTAAATCACCAGCATTTGCAAACCACTGAATTTCTAGCAGCAAATCCTTGGATCCGACGACTGACTTTACTGACGGCTGCTCACAGCTCTCATCCTCTTCTTCCAGATTGTCCTCTGGGGCCGGACTGAGAAGTGTCTGAAGGAGACAACGGAGGAGATTCGGCAGATGGGCACTGAATGCCACTACTTCATCTGTGATGTGGGCAACAGGGAGGAAGTGTACCAGACGGCCAAGGCTGTCCGGGAGAAGGTGAGCAGCTGGATGCCAGATAGGACATTCATGGTGCCCTAAGAGAGAGTTCTGCTGCTGGCAGGTGACCACTTCCAGGATGTCTTGGGGAGGCTCCTCTGATGCTGACCCAAGTcaagtcttgtgtgtgtgtgtggacgtgatagagagagagaaacagagacagagagagtgtgttTTTTTCAGGGAGCAGAGAAGAGCTCTGGTGTGAACTGATGAAATAACAGGAGTGATCAAACCCTTGGCACCCCCTTCCCCTGGGAGTTGAAATCCTGCAGGTTTCTATTCAAGACCCTGGGGAGCAGATCTCTTTCCCCTGACTCTGATCATTAACTTAGTCTGAGGTGGCAGTGAGAACCAAGAGAGCAGAAAGCACACTTCAAAGTACTTGGGACTTGGTAGATGTCAGCTAGGTCTTATGCAATAATAACCACCTCATTGTCAATATGCTCCATGCAAAGATGGACTGAGCGCCATGAGTGATCACTGACAGTCAGAAACAGCCCTGGTAGGGTTCTTCCTTCCATTTTACAAGTCCAGACTGGACCAGAGAGAGAGTCTGCCAGGTAAAGCATGTACCTTGCTGTTCAAAACAGGTTCAAAACCCAGAGCCACAGGGAAGTTTCTATGGCACCAGAAGGagatccagtgctgtggtgtctctctctctctctctctctctctctctctgaatgaaaaggggacctaggtagcagcaacaaatgctggagaggacaaaggaaccctcctgcactgctggtgggaatgtcagtgggtccagtctctgtggaggacagtctggagaactatcagaaggctagaagtggacctaccctatgatcctgcaattcctctcctggggatatatcctaaggaaccaaacacgcccatccaaaaagacctgtatatacccatgttcatagcagtacaatttgtaatagactggaagcaacccaggtgttcaacaacagatgagtgactgagctagttgtggtctatatacacaatggaatactactcagctattaaaaatgattaattcactttcttcacctcatcttggatagagcttgaaggaatcatatgaagtgacatcagccagaaagagaaggatgaagatgggatgatctcactcatggacagaagttgagaaataagaacagaagggaaaacacaaagcagaacttggactaggttttgtgtattgcaccaaaataaaggcctCTGGGATGGGGGGATTGTTcggatcctggaacatgatgatggaggaagacctagagggaattgttatgtagaaaactgagaaacgttacacatgtaaaaactactggtcttttttttttttacactgttgaatgtaaaccattaatccccccaataaaggagaaaaaaaaaaagaacaaagaaggagaaagagatagaggagaaaaagaaggagaaaagaggacCTGGGCAGTGAAGCCACACATGCACAGGGCCTTGTCTCCATACACACAGAAAAACTAAGGCTCAGAGAGGTGCTGTCTGCCCAGGGTCACCCCCATGGCAATGGGGCAGGTCCCACCCTGCTGTGTGCAGGCCACCAGGGTGACTGTGTTCATGGCCTGGCCACCCCTCTCTCCCACAGGTGGGTGACATCACCATCCTGGTGAACAATGCTGCTGTGGTCCATGGGAAGAGCTTGATGGACAGTGATGACGATGCTCTCCTCAAGTCCCAACACATCAACACCCTGGGCCAGTTCTGGGTAAGGGCTTTCCTGTGCCAGAGCTAGCCGTGGGCTAAACTCAAACCAGTTCCCTGTCTCCGGGGAGCCCGGGTGCcataggggaaggggaagaggctcAGTGACACTTGGAGGTCCAACAAGGGGGCTGTCCCCGGGGCACTtgcattacagagtgcaaggaccctggttcaagcccctggtccccacctgcagggggaaagctttgccagtgatgaagcagggctgcaactttctctccctctctatctccccctcactgctcaatttctctctgtctctgtccaataataaatgaaaaggtTTAAAAGGGGGGCTGTCCGGATGAGAGGAGTGACCAGCCCAGGAGGTCTTGGGCTGTACCGTCTGGCAGGAGGAGCCTTGCCAGCTCAGCTCTGCGTCCCTCCATCCCGTGGTGCCTGGAGGGGCGTGCCAGCTTCTGGCTCTCCTGCCAGGAGCTGCAGCTGTTCTACACTGACCTCCCCGCTCGCCCCCAGACCACCAAGGCCTTCCTGCCACGCATGCTGGAGCTGCAGAACGGCCACATTGTGTGCCTCAACTCCGTGCTGGCGCTGTCCGCCATCCCCGGTGCCATCGACTACTGCACGTCCAAAGCCTCGACCTTCGCCTTCATGGAGAGCCTGACCCTGGGGCTGCTGGACTGTCCGGGTGTCAGCGCTACCACTGTGCTGCCCTTCCACACCAGCACCGAGATGTTCCAGGGCATGAGGGTCAGGTCAGTGCGCGGGGGCCCTGccgcagcccagcccagccctcacAGCAGGCAGAGAGCCCCAGTGAGTGGGAAGAGCATGGGccagggctggggctggagctcagtggtgaAGTGCATATGTCACAGGCAGGAAagcctgagttccatccccagcaccaggaAGAAAGCAAGGGACAaaggacaggagggagagaaggagggaggaagggaggaagggaggaaggaagggaggaagggagggacaaaggaagggagagagggagggagggagggaggaaggaacagaggaaggaaggaaggaaagaaggtatgaagggaggaaggaaggaagggagggagggagagaggaaggaaggaagaaaaggagggagggaggaaggaagggagggaggaaggaaggtagaaaaggagggagggaggaaggaggaaggaaggaaagaaggtatgaagggaggggtggaggaaggaaggaaagaaggtatgaagggagggatggaggaaggaaggaaaggagggagggaggaagggaggaaggaaaggagggagggaggaaggaaggaaagaaaggagggagggagggaggaatgaaggaaggaaggaaatgagagagggaggaaggaagcaaggaccctgaaataaatgaaagacaaaaCAGTTATACCTTTTTCATGAAGAAAAACCTCACCATTTTAAAGCTATGGGgtataggcagtggcacacctggttaagcacacgtaatccaaagggcaaggacccaggttctagcttctagttccccacctgcaggggggaagcttcatgagcagtgaagcaggccttcaggtgtctgtctttttctttctcttttcctatttccctctcctctctcaacttctctctgtcctagccaataaaatgggggggggggaggatggccaccaggagcagtggattcgtagtaccagccagtactgagccccagcgataaccctggaggtgaataaataggtaaataaagcaAGCTATCAACTCTCTCTGGATGAATCTATTGACCCATTACAATAAAAGAAATCCAAGcaggtattttttttatatttatttattcactttttgttgcccttgttttgttgttgtagctattattgttgttattgatgtcatcgttgttggataggaaagagagaaatggagagaggaggggaagacagaaagggggatagaaagacagacaaatgcagacctgcttcgccacctgtgaagcggctcctctgcaggtggggagcagggggcttgaaccgggatccttacactgatccttgagctttgcaccacgtgcgcttaacccgctgtgccaccgcccaactcccctaagcAGGTATTCTTATACAGTatagaatatataatatatgtggAAGGCATTTGGTATAATAACCCCTTGCACTACTGTCACTAATAGAAAGgaccagggtgggggtagatagcataatggttacacagagattcacattcctgaggctccaaagtcctaggttcaatcccctacactaccataaaccagagctgagcagtactctggtaaataagaaagaaagaggggggggggagaaggaaggaaggaaaggaccagtatatatgtatgtatgtatgtatgtatatatgtatgtatgtattttgccttcaggattgtcTCT includes the following:
- the DHRS3 gene encoding short-chain dehydrogenase/reductase 3 isoform X4 → MLSLDRIKELNLQIVLWGRTEKCLKETTEEIRQMGTECHYFICDVGNREEVYQTAKAVREKVGDITILVNNAAVVHGKSLMDSDDDALLKSQHINTLGQFWTTKAFLPRMLELQNGHIVCLNSVLALSAIPGAIDYCTSKASTFAFMESLTLGLLDCPGVSATTVLPFHTSTEMFQGMRVRFPNLFPPLKPETVARRTVEAVQLNQALLLLPWTMHALVILKSILPQAALEEIHKFSGTYTCMNTFKGRT
- the DHRS3 gene encoding short-chain dehydrogenase/reductase 3 isoform X1, which produces MVWKWLGALVAFPLQMLYLVAKAAVGLVLPGRLRDLSRETVLITGGGRGIGRQLAREFAGRGARKIVLWGRTEKCLKETTEEIRQMGTECHYFICDVGNREEVYQTAKAVREKVGDITILVNNAAVVHGKSLMDSDDDALLKSQHINTLGQFWTTKAFLPRMLELQNGHIVCLNSVLALSAIPGAIDYCTSKASTFAFMESLTLGLLDCPGVSATTVLPFHTSTEMFQGMRVRFPNLFPPLKPETVARRTVEAVQLNQALLLLPWTMHALVILKSILPQAALEEIHKFSGTYTCMNTFKGRT
- the DHRS3 gene encoding short-chain dehydrogenase/reductase 3 isoform X2 yields the protein MVWKWLGALVAFPLQMLYLVAKAAVGLVLPGRLRDLSRETVLITGGGRGIGRQLAREFAGRGARKIVLWGRTEKCLKETTEEIRQMGTECHYFICDVGNREEVYQTAKAVREKVGDITILVNNAAVVHGKSLMDSDDDALLKSQHINTLGQFWTTKAFLPRMLELQNGHIVCLNSVLALSAIPGAIDYCTSKASTFAFMESLTLGLLDCPGVSATTVLPFHTSTEMFQGMRVSQRQWPGGRWKPCSSIRPFCCFRGPCTPSSS
- the DHRS3 gene encoding short-chain dehydrogenase/reductase 3 isoform X3, producing MVWKWLGALVAFPLQMLYLVAKAAVGLVLPGRLRDLSRETVLITGGGRGIGRQLAREFAGRGARKIVLWGRTEKCLKETTEEIRQMGTECHYFICDVGNREEVYQTAKAVREKVGDITILVNNAAVVHGKSLMDSDDDALLKSQHINTLGQFWTTKAFLPRMLELQNGHIVCLNSVLALSAIPGAIDYCTSKASTFAFMESLTLGLLDCPGVSATTVLPFHTSTEMFQGMRVSILPQAALEEIHKFSGTYTCMNTFKGRT